The following coding sequences are from one Sphaeramia orbicularis chromosome 11, fSphaOr1.1, whole genome shotgun sequence window:
- the LOC115428781 gene encoding butyrophilin-like protein 2 — MDGRSLQSLLSAGVFSLLICFSSAQPQLIGSAQPIEVVPGDDVILPCHVEPVQDVVAMTIEWSRPDLDPMFVYLWRARQDNTYMKNPMYTGRTSLSVDELKKGNMSLKLTNVQLSDRGTYTCLFLANNLEMSVELIVAPATSSKPVVKLVGIGKPSGSVVLECMSSGWYPEPEVSWMDSEGHLVSTGPPETVRGPDDLYTVSSRVTVDKRHGSTVTCRVHQDRTNQTRQTWIRVSDDFFMVQSVSSPIITGLSVTLAFCIVVIIALITTGLWWYKSLNKNGK; from the exons ATGGATGGACGGTCCCTTCAGTCTCTGCTCAGTGCTGGGGTTTTCAGTCTCCTCATCTGTTTTAGTTCAG CTCAGCCTCAGCTGATTGGTTCTGCTCAGCCAATAGAGGTCGTAcctggtgatgatgtcattttacCATGTCATGTGGAACCTGTCCAGGATGTTGTTGCCATGACGATAGAGTGGTCCAGACCTGATCTGGATcccatgtttgtttacttgtggcGCGCTCGTCAGGACAACACATACATGAAAAACCCAATGTACACAGGACGAACGTCTCTGTCTGTGGATGAACTGAAGAAAGGAAACATGTCCCTGAAACTGACCAACGTCCAACTGTCTGACAGAGGAACATACACATGTTTGTTTCTAGCAAACAATCTGGAAATGTCAGTGGAGCTTATTGTTG CTCCAGCCACATCCTCTAAACCCGTCGTTAAACTGGTTGGAATCGGCAAACCCAGTGGGTCAGTGGTGTTGGAGTGTATGTCATCAGGCTGGTATCCAGAACCTGAGGTGTCCTGGATGGACTCTGAGGGACACCTGGTCTCTACTGGACCTCCAGAGACAGTCAGAGGTCCTGATGACCTCTATACTGTCAGCAGCAGAGTGACTGTGGACAAGAGACACGGCAGCACAGTCACCTGTAGAGTCCACCAGGACAGGACCAACCAGACCAGACAGACCTGGATCAGGGTCTCAG ATGATTTCTTCATGGTTCAGTCTGTCTCCAGTCCCATCATAACGGGTTTGTCTGTCACTTTGGCCTTTTGCATCGTGGTTATTATTGCACTAATAACCACAGGTTTATGGTGGTACAAAAGTCTCAATAAAAACGGTAAGTAA